In Geoanaerobacter pelophilus, the genomic window GCAACATAAACGGCAGGGCAAGACTTACCGGCTTCACCATGAGCGAACAGATGAACCAGAGGAGAGATGCTCCATAAAACCACCAGAGTTGGCACCCCGGTCGATCAGCCCTTTTCCCCCTGACATAGGCGAGATAGCAGAGCATTGAACAGAGCGCGAAAAACCCGTTCAGAACATCCTTGCGTTCGGTAATCCAGGCCACCGACTCCACCCGCAGGGGATGAATGCCGAAGAGCAGCGCCGCGGCAAGTAACATGCCACCCCGAAAGAGGCTCCCGTGGGACATGCTAGTTTCCGGTTCGCCGGTGACCGGCTGATAAAGCCGGTCGGCAAGTAAGACGACCAGAAAAACGTTACCCCCATGGAGGAGAATATTGGTCAGGTGATACCCAAAGGGGTTCAGGCCCCAGAAATGGTAATCGATTGCCAGGGACACCCAGGTCAAGGGCATCCAGAGACTGACCTGGCTGTTGGTGAATGCCCAGTGCAGGAACTGCCAGTCCAGGGAACGTATGGCCTGGTTGTTAATCACATAGTCGGGGTCATCGAACCAGACGTAGCCACAGCCGAGGGCACGGAAATAGACCAGAAAACAGCAAAGCGCCGCCAGCGTGGCGACCATAGGGGTCGACAGTCTCCATTTGGCCATCAGTTTCCCCTATCAAACCAGGCAATCTGACCGGGATCGGGACCGGAGCGCCGGAAATCCAAATCAGCCTCGCCTATCCTCCCCAACGACTTCAGGGCAAGGCCGCGATGATAAAAGTAGGCGGGATGTGGGTACATGCTTATTGCCGTGGCAAAATCCGCCACCGCATCTTCGTACCGGCCGGCACCCCGCAACGCCTCCCCCCGGAAAGCGTAGAAGTTGTATTCATAGGGCTTCAAAGTCGGAGTGATCATGCCCAGGGCAGCAGTAAAATCAGCCACTGCCTCGGCATAGCGACCTTCTGAGTGATAATACTTGCCTCGTTCCTTGTAAATAATTGCCAGCGGTTCAACCTGGATTATCCTGGTCCAGAAGGACTCCGGGGACCGCCACACTCCCTGTTGCCGATAAGTTGCTACCATGAAAATCATCACAACAATTGCCGCGGCAACAATCACTAAGCGGCGGTTGACGAGCTTCCCGGCAACACCTTTGCCGGTGAAGAGCACCAGCGCCAGGAATATCGCCGGTGAAAGAGACGGCAGATAGGTAAACCTGTCGGCGTAGGATTGATCACCGTTTTGGAAGAATGCCAGCACCGGTAGCAGCGGCAGTATAAAGCAGAGCATGCAGGCGCTGAGCCGCGGCACTTTCCCTGAAAAAAATATCCCCAAAAGGGCCAACGACACCAGCGATGCCTTTAACGTGTATGAGCCCGGGATGGGATCAGGGATTACATTGAAGGGACTAAGCCCTACCGGCACCAGCAACATGCGCCAGTATTCCCAGATCGCGTTACCTGAGACTGCAATTCTCTGGCTCAAGGGGAATGCTTCGTAGGTCACCAGATAGCGACTCTGAGCCGCAAAAAAGAAGGTGAACAGTGTTATCAAAACCGATGCCGCAAAGAACGGCCATTTCTCAAGGATAAGCTGGCGGAAGGATCGATTCGGCATGCGCCTCAGCGGCTGCCAGTCCAAAACAAGGAGCATGGCGGGCAGGACAACACTAACCGATTTCGCCATCAGCGAACAGACAAAGCACAGTAGCGACAGGGCATAGAACCTCCCGGCTTGCTTCCCGGTAATGCCCATATCTTTTCGCTTGGCATAATGGAGATAAAAAAGTATCGATGAAAAGGCAAAAAAACCGTTCAGCACATCCTTACGCTCGGTTACCCAGGCAACAGACTCAACACGGAGCGGGTGCGCCCCAAAACAAAGACCGGCAAAAACCAGAATGGCGGCATAGTAATGTCCGGAATACTTGCCTCCTTCAGGCAGACCATTTGAGGATTCGCCGTTTACCCCCCTTGCTTGCCGCAAAAGGCCGTCGGCTATCAGCACCACAAGGCCGGTGTTAGCGGCATGGAACACGATGTTGGTCAGGTGATAACCAAGCGGGTTAAGTCCCCAGAACTGGTAATCAATGGCAAGTGATAGCCAGGTCAGCGGCATCCACCAGCCGACATGGGATTGGAAAAATGACTGGTACAAAGTATTCAGGTCGAGGTGACGGATAACCGGATTATTAAGCACATATTCCGGGTCGTCAAAGTTGATGAATCCGTAGTTAAGCACCGGCAGATAGAGCAGCAGACAGACTAGCGACGCTGTCAATGCTGTCAGCAGTGTGGCTTTCTCTTTAACTTGGGACATTGCCTGTTACCACCAAAGATTATTTGTTCTTCCGACAACGCACAACAGCTAATGCAGCGAATCAGCCTTACGACAACCGACAGCGCTGCCCATACGACAGGCAGCAAGATAATCCTCTTTTGCCATTGCCGTGCTTCCTCCCAGCAGGTAGGAGTCACCTCGGCCAAGATAGGCTTTTTCCGAGCCTGGATTCAACTCCAGCATTCTAGTAAAGTCTGCTGTGGCATGTGCATAGTCCCCTATTGCCCGGTAAAGCGCGCCTCTGTTGTTGTACGCGGCAACACTGCCCGGATTCAGAGTTACTGCTGAAGTGAAATCCTCCAGGGCGCGGTCGTATTCCTTGCGATTGAACCGGAGGATGCCACGATTGGAGTGGGCATTTGCAGTCAGCTCCGGGGTAGGTTTCTGCTTTATTACAAAGGAATACTCGTTTTCCGCCAGGTCGCTCCTGCCCATGGCGGCAAAAGCAATCCCCCTGTTGATATGAATGCTCGCGTCAGATGGATTCAGAGCGCTTGCCCTATCATAGTCATCAACGGCCAGAG contains:
- a CDS encoding tetratricopeptide repeat protein; the protein is MSQVKEKATLLTALTASLVCLLLYLPVLNYGFINFDDPEYVLNNPVIRHLDLNTLYQSFFQSHVGWWMPLTWLSLAIDYQFWGLNPLGYHLTNIVFHAANTGLVVLIADGLLRQARGVNGESSNGLPEGGKYSGHYYAAILVFAGLCFGAHPLRVESVAWVTERKDVLNGFFAFSSILFYLHYAKRKDMGITGKQAGRFYALSLLCFVCSLMAKSVSVVLPAMLLVLDWQPLRRMPNRSFRQLILEKWPFFAASVLITLFTFFFAAQSRYLVTYEAFPLSQRIAVSGNAIWEYWRMLLVPVGLSPFNVIPDPIPGSYTLKASLVSLALLGIFFSGKVPRLSACMLCFILPLLPVLAFFQNGDQSYADRFTYLPSLSPAIFLALVLFTGKGVAGKLVNRRLVIVAAAIVVMIFMVATYRQQGVWRSPESFWTRIIQVEPLAIIYKERGKYYHSEGRYAEAVADFTAALGMITPTLKPYEYNFYAFRGEALRGAGRYEDAVADFATAISMYPHPAYFYHRGLALKSLGRIGEADLDFRRSGPDPGQIAWFDRGN